TGTCCATGGCATTGGATAAATAAACCTCACCAACTTCTCACCAGAAAAAAATCTTTGAGATTAGCAACACTTAGCTAAGTCTGCCATGTAGTAGTTTGGAAACACCTTTGGAGGGAGATATGAGCAATATGACTAGTTGCACTCTGCTTGaataaaaaaataactaaaaatagTGATTAAAGAAGGcaactaaataaagattaattaATATTTCTATCTCATATTTCCAATGAATCCTACTAGGCTAACTAGGCTAGCCCTTCCCCTattatcaaagaaaaagaaaatgtcaCTTTGGACTTTGGAGTGTGATCTTGGTTAATAGATAGTCTCTCAGAGTCAGACTAAACTCATGATGATGATTACTTTTGTTTTCTTCTATCCAATCCAATATTATTATAATGTTCCAACCCTTTTCATTACAAGTTAAAACGCAAAGATTGTCCATTAGAGCAATACATATTTACGTGTATAATGTTAAATTATGTGACTTTTTGTACACATTGACAAGGTACCCTCAAAACATCTATGGCACTGGATTTGATTTGATCTCTCCAACTTCTCATTTCTCATACCCTTTGGTTATTCTGTAGTGACATGTTTTGTCCCTTTATTGAGTTTGAGTAGTTGGAGAGTTcattcaattgttttttttttatctcatttGCTAATTTGTTGTCTTGGTTACCAGTTAATCGGTGGTATTCAGGTAAGCCTTGGTGATATCTAGTGTGGAATTGCAGTTTTCCCCAGTGAGGTTCTAGTTTTGCCTCTAATGGAAGGTAGTAATCTCTACTTTGATTTAGTCTTTTTCTTTTGCAAATATGATGGTTTTGTCAATTCaggtttttttagtttttttttttttttttgcagtactAGATGGGGATGCAATTAAGGACTACTTACCTTCATTCTTCCAAATTCAAATGAACCAGGAAGATCATTTCTCGCCTACACTCTTTGTAGGTCATTGTAAATGGTATATATCAATCAACTTTGTGACAGAACCCCTAATTTTCTGCACTACTATGTGTTGGGTACATTTTCTGCTTTGATGGATACTAATCTTGATCACGTATCGGGTAGGCGATGTGGGAAGCAATGTGGATGATTACTTATTGGTCTATGTGGTTGCTGACGAGTGGACGGAATCCCGATATGCGAAATTCAGTTTGTCTGTGGTTGGTGAAGCCAATAACACATTCAAGAAAGGTACATTGTGTTATTATTATCAGATGGTAACATCTATGTATAGGTTCTAAATTTTAGTTGGTGTGTATGCTTATAGATACGGAAGAGGAAAATGATTGGGGTTTTGATGAGTTTATAAGGTTCAATGAACTTACGGATCCTAGCAATGGGTACATTGTTAATGATGCTTGCTCTATTGAAGTAGAATTGTGTTCGTTTTCGAAACAAGATTCCAAAGAGGTTGGTAGCTTGTAGTTCCCAAACCAATAATTATGACATAAATTAGCTATCCTCGATATATTATGAACAAATTCATTTACTGTTGCATTTGTTGATTTTGTCATTCAGGAGTTGGTGCCCGTGGAGCTCATAGAAATAGAATCCGACCATTCTGGTATGGAGTTTCCACATGAGAAAACCAAGAAGAGAAAGGAGCTAGAGGAGGACGATACTTCATCTGTTCAACTCAAaggtgtagtttcatactaccgGCTTCCACTAATATACCATGTTATCAGATTTTCATTCCAAAGATAAAGATCTTGTGATATAAATAGATAAAATTTATGAAAGTTGCAATGACCGTGAAGTATTTCAGGTGTTCTTAATTTCAACTGAATACTGGAATTGACAGCTATTTGAAGTAAATTGTTTGAGTAATTTTTATGTAATTAAGAAAtgtcttgaattttttttttgttcattgtAGAAAGCGGCCTGCAGTTGATAGAGCTAAgccgaaagaagaagaagaaaaagctaTAGAAAGTGGCGAGGAAGCTATCCAAGATGAAGAACAGGTTATAGAGAGTGGCGAGGAAGCTAtccaagatgaagaacatgttaTAGAAAGTGGCGAGGAAGCTACCGAAGATGCAGAACAAGTTATAGACAGTGGCGAGGAAGCTATCCAAGATGGAGAACAAGTTATAGACAGTGGCGAGGAAGCAGTCAAACATGGAGTTACAGAGAAGTGGCCGGGAGAAGGCCGAAGGTTTAGTAGAAGGTTAAGGGGGAAGAAGAAAAAGCTGCAGGAAGTGGTGGAATCCTAAATGGAAAAGAAGTTGCAGAAATTGGTAAGGAGAATAAAAGGATCATAGAAGAGAGCATGTCATCAGAAAATAGTGAATCCGAGAAGCAACCTGCAAAAAGTGCCAAAAAGACTACAAAGTAAAAAGTTTCTAAAGTTATAAAAAGTGGCAAGGAAGCTACCCAAGATGGAGAACAAGTTATAAAGTGTGGCGAAGAAACAATCAAACATGGAAAACAAGTTACAGGAAAGTGGCCGGGAGAAGGCCGAAGGTTTAGTAGAAGGATTGCGGGGAAAGAAGAAAAAGCTGCAGGAAGTGGTGAAATCCTTAATGGAAAAGAagctgctgaaaatggtaaattgaccACATTGTTTTGTGTTTTCAGATCTTATTCGCGGAGCATATAAAGAGCGGGGTTCAGAAAACCCCGATTGCTGAGGGACTTCCTAGACTTGCTAGGTGGAACCTCAAGGATATTTCCAATGCTATACAAACAGATTTCGAGAGTCTTGATAGTTACAATTGTAGCACTGGATCATTTAGGGTACGTTGCAATTGCACTTACACAACTATGCCTACATTCATTGAACCATTCTCCGAAGCAGAAAAACAAATATTGAATGGCATGAGAATGCAGCAACCACAACAAGATGAACTACTGCCTTGTGAAGTTGTTATGCGATCAACGGTGCAAGATGAAGGAGATGGAAATGTTGATGAACCACTGGTTTGTGAAGCAGAACAAGGTCAGCCTCAACAAAATGAGGAGGAGGTACGATCATCAACAGTGCAAGGAGATGAAGGAGTTGGAAATGTTGATCAAGAAGAGCTACTCATACTGCAAAACAATTAGGGATGATGATCTTAGAATGTcaataaagaatttttcattaCAGCTCCTTCTGAATATGTTGCCTCCGGCTAAACTTAACCAGAACCGGTCTCAATCAACACAACGGCGAGTCCTTCGGTACCCCGGCCATCCGATACGATAATTCACCATTTCCTATTCCCATTCTTTTGGCGCCCATCCGATACGATAATTCACCagttcccgccaaaaaaaaaaaatccactccCTGTCCTGAAGGGTCATAAATGTTAAAATCTTTTTGGGTCCTTGTCAGAAGGGCTTTGTCTGAGTAAAGCTATCTTCTTTCATCTCTCTCGCTCATCGACTATTTTACTGTTTATCCATCCTTCTTTCAGCAATTTTGGCTCCCATTTCTGACTGATTAATTTTCAAGTTGCAATTCACTCTTCTCAAGTTGGATTTCttcaggtaatttttttttttctgcacTAAAAAATGAAACCCCGTCATCAGAATTCACACGAAAGAGTAATCAATCGCTCAAATTTGTATCTTTATTAGGTATAAAGTTGTCAAAGACTTAATCTTGACCCCTTCTGAAATTAATTCTTCATTTATTTCTCTGGGGCAAAAAGCTTCAGTTTTGCCTCTAATGGAAGGTAATGGTACTTGcttttgatttttcatctttttcttaaTATGCTGGTTTTGCAATTGTTTTAGTTATTTCTTTCATTGTTTCATGCAGTAGAAAATCAGAATCCAGTTAACGGCAACGACGGGGATTCGACTTCCACATTGAAATGGAGGATTGAGAATGTGTCTAAACTGGATGAGGAAAATCATTTCTCTCCGATTTTCGTTATAGGTCCTCATAAATGGTATATCAATCAACCCTTTTCTATACTAGTATTGAATCTATTTTACAATATCTGGTTTAATCAATGCTCAAAAGTTGCTATCTATCATTGTGTTAGGTGTTTAGTGGCTTTTCGTAGAGGGTGCAATGTCAACGGTTACTTATCGGTCTATGTGGTTGCTCTTGAGTGCAAGAATTCGCGATATGCCAAATTCAGTTTGGCTATCATAGATCAAACTAATAACGAGAACACATTGAGAAAAGGTACGAAGCATTATATATGTACATCATACCAGTAAAATGGATAATTACTCTAGGTTCTAAATTGTTGCTCTTGTGCATTGGTGTATAAAGATACAGAAGGCGAGATGATCCAGTTCACTGACGATGAAAATGATTGGGGTTTTGATGAATTCATACAATTAAAGGAACTCGAAGATCCAAGCAATGGGTTTATTGTGAATGATGTTTGTATTGTTGAAGCTGAATTACGTATAACCTCAACACAAGAATCTAAAGAGGTTGGTAGCTTGTTGTCCCTAAACTGATAATTATGATTCAAACTAGCCTCAATATGTTATGAACTTAAGAATAAATGAACTGTTGTATTTGTGGATTTTGTGATTCAGAAGCGGGGGACTGATGAAATCATGGAATCCGATGAGGAGAAAGATCCAGTTACCTTACTAGCTAGTACTTCATGTCTGGATAACGCCTCAGCATTTATCTGTGCATTTTGTCAAACCTCTAAAGTATCAGaggtatatttatttcttttcctGACCTTGAGATGAATACATATATGTAGAGCAGCAAAGGACACTTTGGATTTGTCAGCCATAATGTTCATCTCTATCTTGTCAATTGAGAAGAGATCTCTCTTTACATTGCTTAAGTACTGATTCATGCCTAAAGAATACTCTTTTGTTTACGAATTGATTTTCCATGTTTCTGCGTGGGCGCGCACATTCAGGATTCTGGATCAATGTTGCGTTTTTCCAATGGAAAAGAAGTTGAAGAGGATAAGGTATCTGGACCAAATGTGATACATGTTCACCAAATATGCTTAATGTGGTATGTTTTGATGTTCTTGTTTAATTTTTCTTGAATTTCATCTTATATCAGTTCTATTGGATTATAAAATCATGTGCGGGGATGTAGGGCTCCTCAAGTGTATTACGTTGGTGAGACTCTTCAGAACTTGGAGCTGGAGGTGGTCAGGGGTTCTAAGCTCAAATGCAGTTGTTGCGGGTTAAAGGGCGCAGCTCTTGGATGCTTTGAACACTCCTGCAAGAATACATATCATTTCCCTTGTGCATTTGGGACTTCTGATTGCCGGTGGTATAATGTAAGTTACAGCATTAAGCATGCATCCTTGCATTGATTTGTGCGCCAATTTTTTCCTCGTGTGAAGTAATTAAACTACTTGACTATGCCTTTCCTAGGCGCGAAGCTAACTTCTTTTATGTGGCATTGCCTGGTAACAGGAAGGTTATCTAATTTTATGTCCCAGCCATTCTGATACGAAGTTTCCAcatgagaaaacaaaaaaaagaaagaagctaGCAATGGACAATTCTTCAGCAGTTCACAGGTATAGTTTCGTATTATGGGCTTCCACTAATAGACCATGCTTATCGGATTTTGATTCCAAAGATTAAGATCTTATGATCTAGTAGTAAGATTCAATCACTTTATCTCGAGTTGGTACTCTCATGCTTGTCAAATTGAATATTTTTTTGACTAATTTATCTACAAAAAAGACATTAGAGTGCATATGCTCTGAAAACAAAAGTGAATTAAATTGATAAGAGTTGATGAAttggcttttttttttgttgttgttgttttgttcCAAAACTGAGACTATATGATCTGTTGATTTACAGAAAGAGCTGGCAAGCAACGGCTGGTAGTAAACTGGTTCTCTGCGGGTCTTCCCTTTCAGCAGAAGAGAAGGTGCACATTTACTCGATTTGGCGTTTCATGGCCATCCAAGTTTCCCCATGGTTGCCATTCTGAAAACTTCTTTTGATGTTCTTTTCATGGTTCTTATACAGCATCTGTTGGCCAACTTTGCTAAAATATCCTGTGTAACCATTTCCGAAAACATGAAACCAAATGTGACCCATTTGATTGCATCTACTGATGAGAAGGGTGCTTGCCGCCGCACTTTTAGATATCTAAAGGCCATCTTAGATGGGAAATGGGTTCTCAAAATAGATTGTAAGTTCTCCTAGTTACATTCTTATCCTTAATAACAACGCCAGTTTAACAATGAAGCATACATCATTTTACGTTTTCCACTTCTTTTATTCCATTGTGTTGCTATACAGGGATTAAAGCATGCACAGAAGCAATGGATCTTGTCGATGAAGAGCCTTATGAAGTTGAAGTTGATATTGATGGATGTCGAGATGGGCCACGGAATGGTAGACTTCGAGCCAGTAAAGGGGTAACTAATCTCTTACTCAGGCCATATGagatttctgatatttttttgttCTAGTTACGGGTTCATAGGTCCAAACAAAAACCGTAGCGCATCTGAATCATATTAAAAAATATGGCATTTTTATTCATCCTCTATTGCTTATTAGATTGATATTTTTCGCGCAGGCGCCAAAACTGTTCAATGGCCTACACTTCCATTTCAGTGGCGAGTTTGTTCCTTTATACAAAAAATCCCTTGAAGAACTAGTCTTATATGCCGGAGCTAGAGTATTAACAAAGAACACTTTACTCTCACAGAGTAGTGATGAAGGAGAATGCTCTTCAACGACTTTGGTTGTTTACGACTTCGACGAGGAAGTGTCATTTACGGTTCTTCTGGAAAGGCGCAGAGAAGCAGAAGATCTTGCTAAGCAATCTAAATCTGTTGTTATTGGGCATACATGGATACTAGAATCACTAGCAGCTTTAAAATTAGAACCACTTCCTCGACGACATGACCTGTAAATTGATGAGTGATGTTAGTGTAAGAAAGTTAACGGGAAATTTTTTGGAACTTTTCTCAATTTTCTTATTGTATGCAATCGTATAGTGGTAATGTATTTGCTTCTGGTTTATGCGCATTCTGCAGAAGTTTTGCCAACAGGTATGAAGTGCAGTGCAGGGGTAATGCACACAGTATATACTTGTTATTCTTGACCAAGTGCAAATACATATAAAAGCTTAAAAGGTCAGGCCGGTGATCTAGAAATAAAAAAATGATGCCATTCCCACATTTTCTACTCCAGTGCTTTCAATATTACTTGGTTTCAGGCTTGAGGCAGAAGATCATGTCACGGTTTCTTTGCATCTAGGCTAGTCATTAGTACTTTTTTGTAGTCTTAGAAATGATGACTTTTTGGTGTGTAATCTTGGTTAATAGATTTTGCAGTCGCAGTCAGTCCTCTCTATCTATTTCTCTTCTGTCACTTCTCACAGAGTCACAGTTCTGTTACTCGTCATGATTACTTTCGCTAATCAAGTAAGttaacataaaaaaaattaaaaattcgaaTACTTAAACAAGAACACTATAATATGCTTCTAAGAAGGTCTTTGTCTTAGCACGTCGGGATaccagaaatagaagaagaattatagGGGTGGGTTTTGGGTGCCACTACCTTGTGTGTTGTCGGAGAATCTTCAGGATATTAATCATTTccgaaacaaaaatattttgtttgacaaacagtcgatttttattttgtttttagaagGTGTTCGATTTACATCCGAAATAACTTTTTGTCTTTTGAATTTTAAATGTGTAAAAATTATTTCTGGATGTGTACGCAAATTCGCTATAGTTGAACACCTTAAAGTAAACACCCCATAATCCTGAAAGTCAGAAATAATTTTTAAAGTAAAAAAATTACTTTCAAAGGTGCAACCAAACACTTACTTAGCAGAGGCGAAAAATTACTACTTTTTAAGCAGTCAAACCATTTTTTCAACTTCTGTGTCTCTGTATTAATTAAGTAGATTAAGTAGTTCAGAGTTCATTTGATTTTAGAGACTAGAGAGTTCTGTCTCTGGTGTTTCAACTAGAATTTCATGTTGCATGCTATTCTAACTTCAGTGTGAGTAAGAGATTCCTTTgcagatttttttattttgttgcagTTTGATTTGTTCTATGACTAAAAGTTTGCCCCAATTCTGGTTtgagggaaaaacaaaaagatttatcctttttcatcatcttctgaatGCTGGGTTGTTTTTACAATGTGATTATTATaaatctttttcatttttgtggTGTTTTTCATTCTTTCCACAGTATCCAGAAACTCTGCTACCTAGGGTTCTTCAAGATATTGCAGTCAAGTGTGGGGATCAAaggtacaattttttttatttttttttgcaaatttaTTCCTTTTTATCCCATTTGTTAATTTCTTGTTCTGATTACCAGTTAATTGGTGGTGTTTCAGTACAGCCTTGGTTGCTAGTGTGGAATTGCAGTTTTCCCCATTGAAGTTCTTCTACTAATGGAAGGTAAAAATTTAGTGTCTttttcttgtgcaaatatgttgaTGCTTTTGTCAATTCAGTGTTTTAGTTATATTTCTTCATTGTTTGTTTGTGTTGCAGAACAAAATGGGCATGCAGTTAAGAACGAATTCCCTTCGTTTGTCCCTTCATCTTCCAAATTCATTTGGAGGATACAAAATGTTTCTGAATTGAACCAGGACAATCATTTCTCCCCTACATTCGCCGTAGGTCCTTGTAAATGGTAGTATATCAATCAACTTTGTGACCAAACCCCTAATTTTCTATTTCTATGTTAAGCACATTTTCTGTTTTGATGGTACTAATCTTGATATCATACTGTGTTAATTAGGCAATTGGTGGCTTTTCGTAAGGGAAGCAATGTGGATGATTACGTATCGGTTTATGTGGTTGCTGTCGACTGCACAAACTCCCGATATACAAAATGCAGTTTGGCTGTTGTTGGCGATCAACCCAATAACACATTCAAAAAAGGTAACTAGTGTTAGTATCAGATGGATGGATAACTTGTATGTATAGGTTCTGAAATTTTAGTTTGTATGTACTCTTATCAGAAGGCCGGATGGTCCATTTCacgaaaaaggaaaataattggGGGTTTGATGAGTTTATACGATTCAATGAACTTGCCCACCCTATCAATGGGTACATGGTTAATGATGCTTGCACTGTTGAAGTAGAATTGTCTTCGTTTTCGAAACAAGATTATATTAAGGTTGGTAGCCTGTTGACATAAATTAGCTAGCCTCGATGTACTATGAACAAATGAATTTACTGTTGTGTTTGTTGATTTTGTGATTCAGGAGTTGTTGCCCATGGAATCCGGCCATTCTGGTATGAAGTTTGCAcacgaggaaaccgaaaacggAAAGAAGCTAGTGAAGGAAAATTCTTTAGCTGTTCAAAGGTAATGTTTCACACTACTAGCTTTCCCATTAGTATGCCATGTTTATCAGATTTTCATTTCAAGGCTAAGTACTCCAAATACCAGTATTTGCTCTTGGCGTCATATGTACCGTGGTGttaccttttcttcttttttgcacGTCTGCTAACATGACCTGATCCAATTAAACCTCGCGTCATAGGTTAGACTCTAACTCAATTTACAATAATTAGTGATCTATTGTAGTTGTGAGTGCTAGGACGATCCGGTGCATTAGGAGTTAGAAAAAATTTGTCAATGTGTCTATCACCCCCTTTCTAACTTATTCACTTCTagtatttcttcttctccttccaggTCTAACTGGGATAAAAGTGGAGGTGTTCCAGAATCTTCCGTGTCTAGAATTGACGGTCAGCCAATTCCTCATGTTTCTACTGCAGTTCCTGTTAAACCCAAGCCGAGTCCTCTTGTTTCTGCTGCAGTTTCAGTTACACCCAAGACGTTCAAGGAATCAGATGGTTACCGGAAGTATTCCATTAGTGAAATTAAAGAGAGGTATCATCTTGATGAAAGATTCGAGGTGGAGTTCATCGAAGGTGAAGATAAGCTGACTGACGCACTTGTCAAGAATTTTCCTTGCGACAAAGACAACCTATTGATTGCGGTCGGTCAGTTGGAGGCCGGTCTACGTTTACCTCTGTACTACCCGGAAAATCCTTTCTATTATGAGGTATTGAGTCAACGTGCTGATAAGAGGGGCATTTTTCAGTACAACGGCAATTTCTTTCGCTTTCTACGGGAATGCCGCAAACGTAGTAAGGGCTGCACTGGGATAACATCTGAAGTTCCTAAGTTTCGTCGCGAGGATTACACGGCTACCAACTTCAACTGGACTTGGGCTGATAACACAATGGGGAGGAACCGGTTTCCTTGGTGTGTCGGCCCTCGCCGCATCCCATATAGCCAGGATCAGGATTTCTCCGGTAAAGCCGAGCTCCTTCCTGAGTACAAGAGGAAAAAGCGGTTTGGTATGGTGCGACTTGATCATGACGAACAGTGGTTCCGCACTCCCTTGCGTATTAAGGGTCCTTGGGTGATGGGCTGGTTAACTTCTGGAGATCCCCGCACCAGCTTTGAGAAATTCTATCCTCCTTACGAGCCATGGACTCTAAACATGGTTGCTAGTGGTGAAGTGGTAGGTTCGTCCCTTTTGTTACCCTTTGTAATCCACTCATTCTTCCTACTTGTGACTGTTTTGCTTGTTTGCTGCTCTGCGTAGACTTCTGTAACTGTTCCTGATGATACTGATGGGACTGACACAGATGGTGATGATCCCGCTTGGACGACACCTCTTGTTCATCTGAAGCGAAAGCCTGCCCCTGGTGACCAGAATGTTGAGGTAAAAAATAACATTTTCACGTAGTATATATGATCCCCTGTTTGTTACCTAAACATGTATTGGAACTTCCTTGTCGCAGGATACAAGTGTGGAAAGGTCTCGTCCTGATAGATTGGATGTCCAGTCTTCTAGTAAGAATTCTGAAGATCTGGAGATCCCCAATGTTGTCGACGCTCCTTTTGTGAACTCGGGTGTTCTTGATTCTGAAGCCAGGGATGAGTTCCGTTCCACGACCATGGGTTTAGCCGAGATAGAGGCTTTCTTTCAGGAATTTGCTCATGAGTCTACCTTCTCATCTGTAAGTGATCCAGAGTTTATGCttctttttatgttgagcatcGCAACCTCTACCTTGTTCTTTTTTTCCCCTATCACAGGTTGCTAAATTTGTGGAGCAATGCCCTAAGTTGTACGACTTGTACCTGCTTTACCATAACAAATGCAAGGATCTTGAGAGGGAGAAGGATTTGCTGGTGTCAGAGGTTCACGATCTTAAGTCGCGGATGCAGGGATTGGTCACTCGTGAGGAGGCAGACGCTGCGCTCGCTAAACAAATTGAAGCCACTAATAGTAGTAAGTGTTTCTAGATTGCTCACTTTTCTTTTGTGAGTTGATGAAGTCAATGCGAGTCCGAACAATCCTTGATTTTGCCTATAGAGCAAAATCACTCAATTAGAGGCGAACCCTTATCTAACCAAACTCCCAATTCAACCTTCATGATAGTCTGTACTGAATTCCCCGTGTGGTAAATTCCTTAAGTGATCTTAAGAGACATTTTAGTGACAATGCTGACGCCATTGTTTATACACATAGGGCCAGTCTAGAAAAGGCCAACACTATAACAAAGAATACTACCAATGCCGCAACCTCTAAGAGTGCCACAGAAAAACAAATCATtttcaagaaaatcaagaacATTCATATTAGGCTTGGCGAGGACTAGTACCAATCATTGCGTACGGAGCATAGGTCCTTCGAAACTAACTAAGAAATGTAGACAGTACTGTATAATTTTATATAGAATCTTAAAGGATGAGTTCAGTAACTTTGATTTGTGTGCAAGGCAGTTTGGTTGCGCTATACTATCATTCTTATCCTTTACTTCCCCTTTTGGTTGTGTAGGTGTCCAAGAGCATCTGGCCATTGCGAATGCTAGGATTCAAGAGCTGGAAAGCCTAAACCGCGCTCAATCCCTAGAGCTCGCCACTAGAGCGGAGAGGGCCCAGGAAATTATCAAGTTGGCTGAGGGATTATGAAGCCTGGTGAAAAGTGCAAAATGTTGTTGAGGATCCGAtcttttttgtgtttccttgtgaATATTCAGTAACCCCTCCTCTAACTTGTGCAAAGTAGTCGTCTTTTTGTTAATGTCATTCTAAATGATTTTGGATGAAATATTCCATATCTTGTAGGTTCTAGTCGTCTTAATGGGATACCATTTTACTTGGTGAGAAATTTTGGTGCATTCCAAGGAAAATCAGTACTCCATTAGCGGCATTTCAAGGCTACTTAGTATGGGTCTTGCCTTTAAATGTAATTTGTCACAGTTGGGAAAATATTTGCAACAAGtgcaggaaaaaaataaaaaatcctttCTAATATTTTcgataaaaataaaatcatagaCCTTCTTTATA
This genomic stretch from Papaver somniferum cultivar HN1 chromosome 5, ASM357369v1, whole genome shotgun sequence harbors:
- the LOC113278387 gene encoding uncharacterized protein LOC113278387 encodes the protein MESGHSGMKFAHEETENGKKLVKENSLAVQRSNWDKSGGVPESSVSRIDGQPIPHVSTAVPVKPKPSPLVSAAVSVTPKTFKESDGYRKYSISEIKERYHLDERFEVEFIEGEDKLTDALVKNFPCDKDNLLIAVGQLEAGLRLPLYYPENPFYYEVLSQRADKRGIFQYNGNFFRFLRECRKRSKGCTGITSEVPKFRREDYTATNFNWTWADNTMGRNRFPWCVGPRRIPYSQDQDFSGKAELLPEYKRKKRFGMVRLDHDEQWFRTPLRIKGPWVMGWLTSGDPRTSFEKFYPPYEPWTLNMVASGEVTSVTVPDDTDGTDTDGDDPAWTTPLVHLKRKPAPGDQNVEDTSVERSRPDRLDVQSSSKNSEDLEIPNVVDAPFVNSGVLDSEARDEFRSTTMGLAEIEAFFQEFAHESTFSSVAKFVEQCPKLYDLYLLYHNKCKDLEREKDLLVSEVHDLKSRMQGLVTREEADAALAKQIEATNSSVQEHLAIANARIQELESLNRAQSLELATRAERAQEIIKLAEGL
- the LOC113284113 gene encoding BRCA1-associated RING domain protein 1-like isoform X1, with protein sequence MEVENQNPVNGNDGDSTSTLKWRIENVSKLDEENHFSPIFVIGPHKWCLVAFRRGCNVNGYLSVYVVALECKNSRYAKFSLAIIDQTNNENTLRKDTEGEMIQFTDDENDWGFDEFIQLKELEDPSNGFIVNDVCIVEAELRITSTQESKEKRGTDEIMESDEEKDPVTLLASTSCLDNASAFICAFCQTSKVSEDSGSMLRFSNGKEVEEDKVSGPNVIHVHQICLMWAPQVYYVGETLQNLELEVVRGSKLKCSCCGLKGAALGCFEHSCKNTYHFPCAFGTSDCRWYNEGYLILCPSHSDTKFPHEKTKKRKKLAMDNSSAVHRKSWQATAGSKLVLCGSSLSAEEKHLLANFAKISCVTISENMKPNVTHLIASTDEKGACRRTFRYLKAILDGKWVLKIDWIKACTEAMDLVDEEPYEVEVDIDGCRDGPRNGRLRASKGAPKLFNGLHFHFSGEFVPLYKKSLEELVLYAGARVLTKNTLLSQSSDEGECSSTTLVVYDFDEEVSFTVLLERRREAEDLAKQSKSVVIGHTWILESLAALKLEPLPRRHDL
- the LOC113284113 gene encoding BRCA1-associated RING domain protein 1-like isoform X2 produces the protein MEENQNPVNGNDGDSTSTLKWRIENVSKLDEENHFSPIFVIGPHKWCLVAFRRGCNVNGYLSVYVVALECKNSRYAKFSLAIIDQTNNENTLRKDTEGEMIQFTDDENDWGFDEFIQLKELEDPSNGFIVNDVCIVEAELRITSTQESKEKRGTDEIMESDEEKDPVTLLASTSCLDNASAFICAFCQTSKVSEDSGSMLRFSNGKEVEEDKVSGPNVIHVHQICLMWAPQVYYVGETLQNLELEVVRGSKLKCSCCGLKGAALGCFEHSCKNTYHFPCAFGTSDCRWYNEGYLILCPSHSDTKFPHEKTKKRKKLAMDNSSAVHRKSWQATAGSKLVLCGSSLSAEEKHLLANFAKISCVTISENMKPNVTHLIASTDEKGACRRTFRYLKAILDGKWVLKIDWIKACTEAMDLVDEEPYEVEVDIDGCRDGPRNGRLRASKGAPKLFNGLHFHFSGEFVPLYKKSLEELVLYAGARVLTKNTLLSQSSDEGECSSTTLVVYDFDEEVSFTVLLERRREAEDLAKQSKSVVIGHTWILESLAALKLEPLPRRHDL